One Porphyromonas pogonae genomic region harbors:
- a CDS encoding rhodanese-like domain-containing protein, producing the protein MFNFLNNLIGGNNDSEIEQAIKDGAILLDVREPIEFKMEKIPGAINIPVGILGGNISKLSKEKPIVIFCLSGSRSSQAMRILKSKGFEKVINGGSWMHVAKIIKRIKS; encoded by the coding sequence ATGTTTAATTTTTTGAATAACCTGATTGGAGGAAATAATGACTCCGAAATAGAACAAGCGATTAAAGACGGAGCTATACTTTTAGATGTACGTGAACCCATCGAATTTAAAATGGAAAAGATACCGGGGGCTATTAATATCCCTGTTGGTATTTTGGGAGGCAATATTTCCAAACTCTCCAAGGAGAAGCCAATTGTAATTTTTTGCCTTAGTGGAAGCAGGAGCTCTCAGGCAATGAGAATCCTGAAAAGCAAAGGTTTTGAGAAAGTAATTAATGGAGGCTCATGGATGCATGTTGCTAAAATTATTAAAAGGATAAAGAGCTAG
- the tsf gene encoding translation elongation factor Ts: MAVSIQDIAKLRKMSGAGMMDCKKALEESNGDFDKAMEIIRKKGQAVAAKRSDRDAAEGCVLAAEQDGFAALVALNCETDFVAKNQEFIDLTQNILNVAMDKKPTSKEELLASTFADGRSIQDHITDRIGVTGEKMEIGAYEFVNGATSVSYIHPGNKLATIVAFNETVDHQVARDIAMQVAAMNPLGITSEDVSQEVKDRELEIARDKAREAGKPENLIDRIAEGSLQKFFKENTLLQQEFVKNNKETIEQYLHSQSKTLSVVAFRRFTLNAE; encoded by the coding sequence ATGGCTGTATCTATTCAAGACATCGCTAAATTGCGCAAGATGAGTGGCGCAGGTATGATGGACTGCAAAAAGGCTTTAGAAGAGTCAAACGGCGACTTCGATAAAGCAATGGAAATTATCCGCAAAAAAGGTCAGGCGGTTGCCGCTAAACGCTCTGATCGTGATGCTGCCGAAGGATGTGTTTTGGCTGCTGAGCAAGACGGCTTTGCTGCTCTTGTCGCTCTTAATTGCGAAACAGACTTCGTAGCAAAAAATCAGGAGTTTATTGATCTTACACAAAATATCCTGAATGTAGCAATGGACAAGAAACCGACTTCAAAGGAGGAACTTCTGGCTTCTACTTTTGCTGACGGACGCTCAATCCAAGATCACATCACTGACCGTATCGGGGTTACAGGCGAGAAAATGGAAATAGGTGCTTACGAATTTGTAAACGGAGCAACTAGTGTTTCATACATCCACCCGGGAAACAAACTGGCTACAATTGTTGCTTTCAATGAAACTGTAGACCATCAGGTGGCTCGTGACATAGCTATGCAGGTTGCTGCTATGAATCCGCTTGGTATCACCTCAGAAGACGTTTCTCAGGAAGTAAAAGATCGTGAGCTCGAAATCGCTCGTGACAAAGCACGTGAGGCCGGCAAACCTGAAAACCTTATCGATCGTATTGCAGAAGGTTCTTTGCAGAAATTCTTCAAAGAAAATACACTTCTTCAACAAGAATTCGTTAAGAACAACAAAGAAACTATCGAACAATATCTCCACTCTCAGAGTAAAACCTTGAGTGTTGTAGCTTTCAGACGTTTCACACTCAACGCAGAATAA
- a CDS encoding 3'-5' exonuclease, translating to MKTTKHTHEYPYPEAIDKENIAGMEKAAYNGAIHVIDTIDKAEEAVKKLEKSSIIGFDSETKPCFQKGCRTEVSLLQLCDMTDCYLFRLNITGIPDSLIRLLENHHILKIGLSIKDDFTALRRKRVFEPGGFVELQRLCPAYGIKDASLQKIYAIIFGERISKSQRLSNWEAAELTTSQQLYAALDAWACLRIFKELMLLPAPSPVQFALL from the coding sequence ATGAAGACTACTAAACATACTCACGAATACCCCTACCCTGAAGCCATTGATAAAGAGAATATAGCGGGGATGGAAAAGGCTGCATACAATGGAGCCATCCATGTTATAGATACCATAGATAAAGCTGAAGAAGCAGTAAAGAAACTGGAAAAATCATCAATTATCGGTTTTGATTCGGAGACAAAACCCTGCTTTCAAAAAGGGTGTCGTACAGAAGTAAGCTTATTGCAACTATGCGATATGACTGACTGCTACTTGTTCAGACTTAATATTACAGGTATCCCCGATAGTCTCATCAGACTTTTGGAAAACCATCATATCCTCAAAATAGGACTCAGTATCAAAGATGATTTTACTGCCCTGAGACGTAAAAGAGTTTTTGAGCCGGGAGGGTTTGTTGAGTTGCAAAGATTGTGTCCTGCGTACGGTATCAAGGATGCAAGCTTACAAAAAATATACGCAATTATCTTCGGTGAGCGCATCAGCAAGTCTCAGCGATTGAGTAATTGGGAAGCAGCTGAACTCACAACTTCACAACAATTATATGCAGCATTAGATGCTTGGGCTTGTTTGAGGATTTTCAAAGAACTAATGTTATTACCGGCACCTTCTCCTGTTCAATTTGCTTTATTATAA
- a CDS encoding LolA family protein: MKKIRIAIAVTLFTFVATFNSFAQNPASILSKAQNALLAQGGAQVNFTSKINTPGRSTIEVVNGTLHIQGENFRLEYGDIVAAYSGRLLSYYDSTENTLTMSTPSQDELLQINPLIFLASQGKGYKVVENGQFKGGYSLRFIPIKKTGVKFFTAQFYSNSSLPGSVNIETTDGSKIDIKLRDVMPGRKYADSVFRLNRSNYPKVEVIDLR, encoded by the coding sequence ATGAAAAAAATCAGAATCGCTATTGCGGTAACGCTCTTTACTTTCGTAGCGACTTTCAATTCTTTTGCTCAAAATCCGGCAAGTATTTTGAGTAAGGCACAGAACGCTCTACTTGCGCAAGGTGGCGCTCAAGTGAATTTTACTTCCAAGATCAATACTCCCGGTCGTAGTACAATAGAAGTAGTAAATGGTACTCTTCACATCCAAGGAGAGAACTTCCGTCTTGAATATGGTGATATTGTTGCCGCTTACTCAGGAAGACTGCTTTCTTATTATGATAGTACTGAGAATACGCTCACTATGTCTACTCCTTCACAAGATGAGCTTTTGCAGATCAATCCTCTAATTTTCCTCGCTTCTCAGGGGAAAGGATATAAGGTAGTAGAAAACGGGCAGTTCAAGGGTGGATATTCGTTACGGTTTATTCCTATCAAAAAAACGGGTGTTAAGTTTTTTACAGCTCAGTTTTATTCAAACAGTTCATTACCCGGTAGTGTAAATATAGAGACCACAGACGGCTCTAAAATAGACATTAAGCTCAGAGATGTTATGCCCGGCCGTAAATACGCCGATAGTGTTTTTAGACTCAATAGAAGCAATTACCCCAAAGTAGAAGTCATAGACCTACGATAA
- a CDS encoding DUF5063 domain-containing protein: protein MSDHSQNSVYTQEIIEFAAAGVEFANKLEHASELELSEFTEKMLKILPTLYLKTLALPPYLYNPEEDRVDEYINEVAYEKIKNDVSILLEEHDSYLTTHHEDMQYSDTPIAVSVSEFLADVYQQVGNLLGILKEENEYALPTAIGKCLFYFGEYWGRNLLSALTTLHEIKYQILVGDTDNTELNEDY, encoded by the coding sequence ATGTCAGACCATTCACAAAACTCGGTGTACACTCAAGAGATTATTGAGTTTGCCGCTGCAGGCGTTGAGTTTGCAAATAAATTAGAACATGCTTCAGAGTTAGAGTTGAGCGAATTTACGGAAAAGATGTTGAAAATCTTACCGACTCTTTATCTAAAAACTCTGGCGTTGCCTCCATACCTATATAATCCGGAAGAAGACCGTGTAGATGAATATATCAATGAAGTGGCATACGAAAAAATCAAAAACGATGTATCAATCTTGCTTGAAGAGCATGATTCCTATCTTACCACACATCATGAAGATATGCAATATAGCGATACACCCATAGCAGTATCAGTGTCAGAATTTCTGGCCGATGTATACCAGCAGGTAGGAAATCTGTTGGGTATCCTCAAAGAAGAGAATGAGTATGCCCTGCCCACAGCTATAGGGAAATGCTTGTTTTACTTTGGCGAATACTGGGGACGCAACTTACTCTCAGCTCTAACCACCCTACATGAAATCAAATACCAAATACTGGTTGGTGATACAGATAACACAGAACTCAATGAAGACTACTAA
- the rpsB gene encoding 30S ribosomal protein S2, with protein sequence MSRVSFEQLLEAGAHFGHLTRKWNAAMAPYIFMERNDIHIIDLHKTVAKIDEAAEIAKNMAKSGKKILFVATKKQVKSPVAELAASVGMPFVTERWPGGMLTNFPTIRKAVKKMTQIDKMTNDGTFDNLSKREKLQITRQRAKLEKTLGSIADMNRLPSALFVVDVMKEHIAVREANRLGIPVFAIVDTNSDPSNVDYVIPSNDDASKAIELIMGAITQAISEGLMERKAEGKGESDNEEEPRRVRRSRSGARRERINRKDDEKLDNEGEEIEESNEEVSSTEE encoded by the coding sequence ATGTCAAGAGTATCTTTTGAACAATTATTAGAGGCAGGTGCACACTTCGGACACTTAACAAGAAAGTGGAACGCTGCCATGGCTCCTTACATTTTTATGGAGCGCAACGATATACATATTATCGACCTACACAAAACAGTTGCCAAAATAGACGAAGCGGCTGAAATTGCAAAAAACATGGCTAAGAGTGGCAAAAAGATTCTTTTTGTTGCCACAAAGAAACAAGTAAAAAGCCCTGTTGCAGAATTAGCAGCATCAGTTGGTATGCCTTTTGTTACTGAGCGTTGGCCGGGCGGTATGCTCACCAACTTCCCTACAATCCGTAAGGCTGTAAAGAAAATGACTCAGATTGACAAAATGACCAACGACGGTACATTTGATAATCTTTCAAAACGCGAGAAACTCCAAATAACTCGTCAGCGTGCAAAGCTTGAGAAAACATTGGGATCTATCGCAGACATGAACCGTTTGCCTTCAGCTCTTTTCGTAGTAGACGTTATGAAAGAGCACATCGCAGTACGCGAGGCAAACCGTTTGGGAATTCCTGTATTCGCTATCGTGGACACTAATAGCGATCCTTCAAACGTTGATTATGTTATCCCTTCCAACGACGATGCTTCAAAAGCAATCGAACTTATTATGGGAGCAATCACACAGGCTATAAGCGAAGGTCTAATGGAACGTAAAGCCGAAGGCAAGGGAGAATCAGACAACGAAGAAGAACCTCGTCGTGTACGTCGCTCACGTAGTGGCGCCCGTCGCGAAAGAATCAACCGCAAGGATGATGAAAAACTCGACAACGAAGGTGAAGAAATTGAAGAAAGCAACGAAGAAGTAAGCTCTACAGAAGAATAA
- a CDS encoding FtsK/SpoIIIE family DNA translocase has product MAKQQNGSSSRKNIRRPSSTQRKIKKETKSYRRFLSFSLKETFNRDRVGFIFGLLFFFIALYSSVAVASFLFTGGDDQSIVRGTPMSEILLGHIRVRNLCGPQGAYWSEFLFNGLFGLGVVFVMIFFFSIGLKLMGVMKRVSFVKRFVFCGAATLWLSVFAGWLESLLGNDTYLLWGGTHGYQWAIWLQRSIGQVGIVLLMLLSGMIISVYTSSRSINYVRSLFAFSWTSHIKFKPRKGKDSNDEDDNDGTEKDEEIQSGQNNYLSDDDLSESIFKVEQELQSSKPNEHKFSQIKNVVPHATTLNSVGHSSVVNNQVVEKREKGEMIVEHAPKDDLIDERESRSSSIAPGMDLVHYKKPSLDLLNNYEHGSNEQDSSEIEANKQKIISTLDSFKMRVTPYKATIGPTVTLYEVVPDAGIKISRIRAMEDDIAMSLKSEGVRIIAPMPGKGTIGIEVPNSTPQIVSMKTVLASKKFDEMKDKMELPVAIGKTITNEPFIFDLTKMPHLLIAGATGQGKSVGLNAMITSLLYSKRPEELKFVMVDPKMLEFSVYEELENHYLAKLPDEDDAIITDMTKVVPTLNSLCIEMDNRYRKLTSARVRNIKEYNDQVKNGKLSRIDGHEFLPYIVLIVDEFADLIMTSGKEVETPITRIAQKARAAGIHMVIATQRPSTDIITGIIKANFPARIAFKVFSMIDSRTILDAPGANQLIGRGDMLFYQGKDMIRLQCAFMDTPESEAVVSHIKHQESFGKAYDLPEYVPEGDDSVKTFNPNEKDALFEDVARMVVNSQIGSTSNIQRKFNIGYNRAGRLMDQLEAAGIVSPQDGSKPRDVLIKDEMSLDHLFNMLH; this is encoded by the coding sequence ATGGCAAAACAACAAAATGGCTCTTCTTCAAGGAAAAACATCCGAAGACCGTCATCTACGCAACGTAAAATTAAGAAAGAAACGAAATCATACAGAAGATTTTTGAGTTTTTCGCTCAAAGAAACATTCAATCGAGATCGGGTTGGATTTATCTTCGGGCTTCTATTTTTCTTTATCGCCCTTTACAGTAGTGTCGCCGTAGCATCATTCCTATTTACCGGAGGCGATGACCAAAGCATAGTAAGGGGGACACCTATGTCTGAAATTCTTTTGGGGCATATCCGTGTACGTAATCTTTGTGGTCCTCAAGGAGCCTATTGGAGTGAGTTTTTGTTCAATGGACTTTTTGGCTTGGGTGTCGTGTTTGTCATGATATTCTTTTTTTCCATCGGTCTCAAATTAATGGGAGTCATGAAGCGTGTGTCATTTGTAAAGCGTTTTGTGTTTTGCGGAGCGGCCACATTGTGGCTATCTGTCTTTGCGGGGTGGTTAGAGTCGCTCCTTGGCAACGATACCTATTTATTATGGGGTGGTACACATGGTTACCAGTGGGCTATTTGGTTACAGAGAAGTATCGGTCAGGTAGGTATTGTATTATTGATGTTGCTTTCCGGTATGATCATCTCTGTCTATACCAGCTCCAGATCCATCAATTATGTAAGGAGTCTTTTCGCCTTTTCTTGGACATCTCATATAAAGTTCAAGCCTCGCAAAGGTAAAGATAGCAATGATGAAGATGATAATGATGGAACAGAGAAGGATGAGGAAATTCAGTCAGGACAAAATAACTATCTGTCTGATGATGATCTGTCTGAATCCATATTCAAGGTTGAACAGGAACTTCAGAGCTCTAAGCCCAATGAACATAAATTTTCTCAAATAAAAAATGTTGTTCCGCACGCTACTACCCTAAACAGTGTCGGGCACTCATCGGTTGTAAATAATCAAGTTGTGGAGAAAAGGGAAAAAGGCGAAATGATTGTAGAACACGCCCCCAAAGACGATCTTATAGATGAACGGGAATCAAGATCATCTTCCATAGCTCCAGGGATGGATCTGGTACATTACAAAAAACCGTCTTTGGATCTTCTCAATAACTACGAGCACGGGTCCAATGAACAGGACTCCTCAGAGATCGAGGCCAATAAGCAAAAGATCATATCTACGTTGGATAGCTTCAAGATGCGTGTAACGCCCTATAAAGCTACTATAGGCCCTACCGTAACTCTTTATGAAGTGGTACCCGATGCGGGGATCAAGATATCTCGTATACGTGCCATGGAGGATGACATTGCTATGAGTCTCAAAAGCGAAGGTGTACGTATCATAGCGCCAATGCCGGGTAAGGGTACTATAGGTATAGAAGTGCCTAACTCTACGCCTCAGATTGTATCGATGAAGACAGTCCTGGCTTCGAAAAAGTTCGATGAGATGAAAGATAAAATGGAATTGCCTGTTGCCATAGGTAAGACCATAACCAATGAGCCATTTATTTTCGATTTGACAAAGATGCCCCATTTGCTTATTGCCGGTGCTACAGGTCAAGGTAAGAGTGTGGGGCTCAATGCTATGATCACCTCTCTTTTGTATAGCAAAAGGCCGGAAGAGCTTAAATTTGTCATGGTGGATCCTAAGATGCTGGAGTTTTCCGTGTATGAGGAATTGGAAAATCATTACCTTGCCAAACTGCCTGATGAGGATGATGCTATTATTACCGATATGACCAAGGTAGTTCCTACACTCAATTCATTGTGTATTGAGATGGACAATCGATACCGCAAGCTTACTTCTGCTCGTGTAAGGAATATAAAAGAGTACAATGATCAGGTAAAAAATGGGAAACTAAGTCGCATCGACGGGCACGAATTCCTTCCTTATATTGTGCTTATTGTGGACGAATTTGCAGACCTTATCATGACATCGGGTAAGGAAGTGGAAACACCTATTACTCGTATTGCTCAAAAAGCTCGTGCTGCAGGTATACACATGGTGATAGCAACTCAAAGACCTTCTACTGATATCATTACCGGTATTATCAAAGCCAATTTTCCTGCACGTATAGCTTTCAAGGTATTTTCAATGATAGACTCCAGAACTATTCTGGACGCTCCGGGAGCCAACCAACTCATAGGACGCGGTGATATGTTGTTTTATCAGGGGAAAGACATGATACGTCTCCAATGTGCCTTTATGGATACTCCGGAGAGCGAGGCAGTGGTATCTCATATCAAGCATCAGGAGAGCTTTGGCAAAGCCTATGATCTGCCTGAATATGTGCCTGAAGGGGATGACTCCGTCAAGACATTTAATCCTAATGAAAAGGATGCTTTGTTTGAAGACGTGGCTCGGATGGTTGTAAATTCGCAAATAGGATCTACCTCCAATATTCAACGGAAGTTTAATATCGGTTACAATCGTGCCGGCCGATTGATGGACCAGCTTGAAGCAGCAGGTATAGTTTCTCCCCAAGATGGAAGCAAGCCCCGAGATGTCCTCATCAAGGATGAAATGTCTCTGGATCATCTATTCAATATGCTGCACTAA
- a CDS encoding class I SAM-dependent rRNA methyltransferase, whose amino-acid sequence MNNITSIILLPNKEESIKRFHPWIFSGAIAHIEGEANEGDIVKVFNHKRAPLAIGHYAGGSIAVRILTFDTGEEIDSIFWQKRLSKAWELRKSCKLMRYSENNGKEDYISTAHMPSTPNNVFRLVHGEGDRLPGLIIDVYGDTAVMQAHSAGMHHVRMDIAEALMKVSQGSLKAVYYKSEGTLPFKANLDVHDGFLIGHTEAVPVEENGIKFYPDWIKGQKTGFFIDQRDNRSLLEFYASGRKVLNMFCYTGGFSLYALRGGAIQVDSVDSSAKAMHLTKENVSLNFAQDDERHRAITADAFEFLEQMEQNSYDLIVLDPPAFAKHRKVLRNALIGYRKINTIAFKKIAPGGILFTFSCSQAVSKEEFRLAVFSAAAASGRHVRILHQLIQPADHPINIYHPEGEYLKGLVLQVE is encoded by the coding sequence ATGAATAATATTACCAGTATAATCCTCTTGCCGAATAAAGAGGAATCCATCAAGCGTTTTCATCCTTGGATATTCTCGGGAGCGATAGCACATATCGAAGGTGAAGCTAATGAAGGCGATATCGTAAAAGTTTTCAACCACAAACGCGCGCCTTTGGCTATAGGTCACTATGCAGGGGGGAGCATAGCGGTAAGAATACTCACGTTCGACACGGGAGAAGAAATAGACAGCATCTTTTGGCAGAAAAGACTTTCTAAAGCATGGGAGCTGAGGAAATCGTGTAAGCTGATGCGCTACAGTGAGAATAATGGCAAAGAAGACTACATTTCTACAGCCCATATGCCTTCTACACCCAATAATGTATTTCGTTTGGTCCATGGCGAAGGAGACAGATTACCAGGACTTATTATAGATGTCTATGGAGACACGGCAGTCATGCAAGCTCATAGTGCGGGCATGCACCATGTACGCATGGACATCGCTGAAGCTTTGATGAAAGTATCACAAGGTAGCCTCAAAGCGGTGTATTATAAATCAGAGGGCACGCTTCCCTTCAAAGCTAATCTGGATGTACATGATGGTTTCCTTATAGGTCATACGGAGGCTGTACCGGTAGAAGAAAACGGAATTAAATTTTACCCTGATTGGATCAAAGGTCAAAAGACTGGCTTTTTTATTGACCAAAGAGACAATCGTTCACTACTTGAGTTTTACGCTTCAGGGCGCAAGGTCCTTAATATGTTTTGCTATACGGGGGGATTTTCACTATACGCACTAAGAGGGGGTGCTATACAAGTAGACTCTGTAGACAGTTCTGCCAAGGCAATGCATCTCACCAAAGAGAACGTATCACTAAACTTTGCTCAGGATGACGAGCGTCATAGAGCCATTACAGCAGATGCTTTTGAATTTTTGGAGCAGATGGAGCAAAATTCTTATGATCTGATCGTTTTGGATCCTCCTGCATTTGCGAAACATCGCAAAGTACTCAGAAATGCGCTGATTGGATACCGCAAGATCAATACTATTGCATTTAAAAAGATTGCCCCGGGTGGTATTTTATTCACCTTTAGCTGCTCACAAGCCGTTTCTAAGGAAGAGTTTAGGCTGGCGGTGTTTTCTGCTGCGGCAGCTTCAGGACGCCATGTACGCATCTTACATCAACTTATTCAACCGGCAGATCACCCCATCAATATCTATCACCCTGAAGGTGAATATCTAAAAGGACTCGTATTGCAAGTCGAATAA
- a CDS encoding potassium/proton antiporter, with translation MSVTPEHYLLVVSLLIFIGILAGKIGTRFGLPALLLFLFTGLIFGPETIGLKFLDTYSAQYIGVIALSVILFSGGMDTKTIDVHKVYREGLTLSTLGVILTTVIFGAFLYWMGKFSFTPLHLSFPISLLLAATMSSTDSASVFGILRSNNMHLKQNLRPTLELESGSNDPMAYMLTIALIQYITAGANVSGWDIVGNFMLQFAVGICMGMLLGRFAVYILNKINIDNYTLYPIILVCIVFFTYASTSFLKGNGYLAVYITGIIVGNKKLVHKKSIQRFFDGFTWLLQIILFITLGLLANIHEVFSVAPFALLAGLFMIFMARPLAVFLCLIPFKGITFRGKAFLSWVGLRGAVPIIFATYPMMSNVPGADKLFNVVFFITFLSLLIQGSSIPRVAQWLKLDEIIEANPTLFGVKIPETTGAQMEERLVTEGMLDGGNKLMEIDLKEEELVILVRRGDRYMVPKGKLELHSGDVLLIVSEKDTITE, from the coding sequence ATGAGTGTAACTCCCGAACATTACTTACTAGTAGTCTCTTTATTAATATTTATCGGCATCCTTGCCGGAAAAATCGGTACTCGTTTCGGGTTACCGGCTTTATTACTCTTTCTATTTACAGGTCTTATCTTCGGACCAGAAACTATAGGTCTGAAATTCTTAGACACATACTCTGCACAATATATAGGTGTCATAGCTCTGTCAGTCATTCTTTTTTCAGGAGGAATGGATACAAAGACAATCGACGTACACAAAGTATACCGTGAAGGTCTTACGCTTTCTACTTTGGGGGTAATACTTACCACCGTAATCTTTGGAGCATTCCTTTACTGGATGGGTAAGTTCAGTTTTACCCCGTTGCATCTATCCTTCCCCATATCATTATTGCTGGCAGCCACTATGTCCAGTACAGATTCGGCGTCAGTATTCGGAATCTTACGTTCCAATAATATGCACCTCAAACAAAACCTGCGTCCTACACTCGAACTCGAAAGCGGTAGCAATGACCCCATGGCTTATATGCTTACCATTGCGTTGATACAATATATCACTGCGGGAGCAAACGTAAGTGGATGGGATATTGTAGGTAATTTCATGCTCCAATTTGCTGTGGGAATTTGTATGGGGATGCTGTTGGGGCGTTTTGCTGTCTATATTCTCAATAAGATCAATATTGACAACTATACACTATACCCTATCATCTTGGTATGTATTGTTTTCTTCACTTATGCTTCCACAAGTTTTCTCAAAGGAAACGGATACCTTGCAGTGTATATAACAGGAATCATCGTAGGGAATAAAAAACTTGTACATAAGAAAAGCATCCAGCGTTTTTTCGATGGTTTTACCTGGCTGCTTCAGATCATTCTATTTATTACATTAGGATTGCTTGCCAATATACACGAAGTGTTTTCTGTAGCCCCCTTTGCATTGCTGGCAGGGCTGTTTATGATTTTCATGGCCCGACCGCTGGCTGTCTTCTTATGCCTTATTCCATTCAAAGGCATAACATTCAGAGGTAAAGCTTTCCTTTCATGGGTAGGTCTTCGAGGCGCTGTGCCTATTATATTTGCCACATATCCCATGATGAGTAATGTCCCCGGAGCTGATAAGTTGTTCAATGTAGTCTTCTTCATTACCTTCTTATCACTTCTCATACAAGGTAGCAGTATACCCCGAGTAGCTCAATGGCTAAAACTTGACGAAATTATAGAGGCAAACCCCACTCTTTTCGGAGTAAAGATACCCGAAACAACCGGAGCTCAAATGGAGGAGCGTCTCGTAACCGAGGGGATGTTAGATGGAGGGAACAAACTTATGGAGATAGATCTCAAAGAAGAAGAATTGGTTATACTCGTTCGTCGGGGGGACAGGTATATGGTGCCCAAAGGCAAACTAGAGCTTCACTCCGGAGATGTATTGCTTATAGTCTCTGAGAAAGATACTATAACTGAATAA
- a CDS encoding Crp/Fnr family transcriptional regulator codes for MKKIALSLKLMKRLEDVSVIRDYQKGQTILAEQAYINSIPVVLSGSLKVLRTDEDGREILLYYIRPGESCIMSFLGSMHQEASMVKAIASEESEIMFVPLKESNILVQENPEWINYILRLYHMRFEELLQVIDDIAFRKMDERLLNLLHKKAAVYGTKTFKITHEELANELGTARVVISRLLKKMEEQSLATLGRNKITLLD; via the coding sequence ATGAAAAAAATAGCTCTTTCTTTAAAACTAATGAAACGACTCGAAGACGTCTCTGTTATCAGAGATTATCAAAAAGGGCAAACCATCCTTGCTGAGCAGGCTTATATCAACTCCATTCCTGTAGTTCTTTCAGGAAGTCTCAAAGTGTTACGTACCGACGAAGACGGGCGCGAGATATTACTGTATTATATACGTCCCGGCGAAAGCTGCATTATGTCTTTTCTTGGCAGTATGCATCAGGAGGCCAGTATGGTCAAAGCTATTGCATCGGAAGAAAGTGAGATCATGTTTGTTCCCTTGAAAGAAAGTAATATACTGGTTCAGGAAAATCCTGAGTGGATCAATTATATTTTGAGACTTTACCACATGCGGTTCGAAGAGCTTTTGCAGGTAATAGACGACATTGCCTTCAGGAAGATGGACGAAAGACTCCTCAACCTTCTACATAAAAAAGCCGCCGTTTATGGGACAAAAACCTTTAAGATCACGCATGAAGAACTAGCCAACGAGTTGGGAACAGCACGGGTAGTCATATCAAGGCTTTTAAAAAAAATGGAAGAACAGTCTCTCGCTACTTTGGGGAGAAATAAAATCACTTTATTAGATTAA
- a CDS encoding N-acetyltransferase codes for MEEKFISLSRENIDEEHICCAFSDKKCAEGYSLKKEWLKREFENEYTFVRLDERAKVFIEYGPAEKAWTPIDAPNYIMINCFWVSGKYKGNGYGKKLLKQALDDAVKKRKYGLVTVAGVNKFHFMSNTKWLIKHGFEIVEQLPSGFCLLVLKCQSQAPSPSFKPHLKGIEPGETQKGLVAYYSDRCPYAQYYVQGELPFTAEKRGLQLEINHLQTREEAQGAPIPATIFSLFYNGKFITTDISICLDNRFDKIMGKIK; via the coding sequence ATGGAAGAAAAGTTTATCTCACTTTCACGAGAAAATATAGATGAGGAACATATTTGTTGCGCTTTTTCGGATAAGAAATGCGCAGAAGGCTATTCTTTAAAAAAAGAATGGCTCAAGCGTGAATTTGAAAATGAGTATACTTTTGTACGTCTTGATGAGCGAGCCAAGGTATTCATCGAATATGGCCCTGCCGAAAAGGCCTGGACTCCTATAGATGCCCCCAATTATATTATGATAAACTGTTTTTGGGTTTCAGGCAAATATAAAGGAAACGGTTATGGTAAAAAACTACTCAAACAAGCACTAGATGATGCTGTAAAAAAGAGGAAATACGGCCTGGTTACAGTAGCGGGAGTAAATAAATTCCATTTTATGAGCAACACTAAATGGCTTATAAAACATGGATTCGAAATTGTGGAACAACTACCTTCCGGCTTTTGTCTTTTGGTATTGAAATGTCAATCTCAAGCACCTTCACCCTCCTTCAAACCTCATCTAAAGGGAATAGAGCCAGGTGAAACTCAAAAAGGATTAGTTGCTTACTATTCCGACAGATGCCCTTATGCCCAATATTATGTACAGGGAGAATTACCATTTACTGCAGAAAAAAGAGGTTTGCAATTGGAGATAAACCACTTGCAAACCAGAGAAGAAGCACAAGGAGCCCCTATCCCCGCGACTATTTTCAGCTTATTTTACAACGGCAAGTTTATTACAACAGACATCAGCATATGTCTGGATAATAGATTTGATAAAATAATGGGTAAAATAAAGTAA